The segment tccaaaacaaagtttcataacgttctaaaagttatatcttttattcgccgatgatgtcacgttatcctgcccaagatttctgatatacggtagagatatgttaatgaaatgctattgataaaaagtgtatttggggtagttagttagtaacaggcatagaaaatatttacttacagtggccctttaaataaaggcaAGTGCTGGGTAGAGATTGGATATTGAAaactgcatttttttaaatgtatagactTGGCTGATGTTTTATTATATAGCAAGAAAATAGAAATGTCTTTTTACTCAAGGTAGTTCCCAAATATCTATAAGAATATTTTCTCCTTAAACTGTAATTTTTCTTGGAAGTGATCTTCAGTCTGTTACAGACAAGCGCTTGTCCtttagtgctatttttttttttaaatgtcatgctcaTTTGTTGGTTTGGCTACAATACTATTGGTATCCCTGCAAAAtctgactgaatatgacatgtcaTTTATGAAGAATTGCATGCATGTGTATTATAAGCTACCCTTCCAGCTAAGTAAGAATGAATCATGGAGTAGATTTTACTTTTcacataataaattgtattatgtCAAAATTAAAATCTACTCCATGATTCATTCTTACTTAGCTGGAAGGGTAGCTGGAAGGGTAGCTTTAGCCAAATGACTATATGAACACTTACAATTAGTTCCACATCTTCTTTCTTAATTGTAACTTTGGCCAGCTCTTTTTCTCTGAAAAACAATACaagtactttaaaatatatatatattagtgggaaaaaaaataatttgatttaattACAGAACATGTTACATTATAAATAGATAAGTGGACCAGAACATTATCCTGTAACTGGAGTATTGTGTGCTATATCAAAACCAACAGCCCTGAAACACAGGACAAAATTATACAAGATGCATGACTGAAATATAGTAGGAGCTGATGTAAATGAATTACTGACAAGTAGTTACAGTGGCTATATACACAGTTTTTGTGGCATAAAACAAGTGCATGGTGCCACTCACAAACAGCTATCTGCATGTCAATCTGCAACTATACCCAGAGCATGTGCTCTGGTTTGTTTTCTGCTTTAAGCAATCTGACACGCTCTCTAGGTAGAAATAATCTGTACAGTTTAAATGTTCCTTATAGATTCAAACAGAAATAATAAATGTAAGTCATTTCTGGTAAATTGGAAAAATAATTTTGAACTATGGAATATGAAGTAATGCTATAAAGTTAAATCAGAACTTTTTCACAGGTGCATCTCACCTTTCTTGTTTTGCTTTCTGCTCTCTTGATCTCCTGTCACCAATCACAGACATGgcctaaaaaaaatagaaaacaaaagtaATGTATTCTAAAATGTAACAATGAAATAAGTTAGATCCTAGTGAGAAATACTATGTTTCAAAACAAAGCTGGGTGAAGAAGCCATTCCCACCACTTCACTTttacaaacacttaaagggacagtctaggccaaaataaactttcatgattcagatagagcatgtaattttaaaacaattttccaatttacttttatcaccaattatactttgttctcttggtattcttagttgaaagcttaacctaggaggttcatatgctaatttcttagacattgaagcccacctctttcagattgcattttaacagttttttcaccactagagggtgttagttcacgtatttcatatagataacactgtgctcgtgcacgagaagttatctgggagcaggcactgattggcaagactgcaagtctgtcaaaagaactgaaaaaaggggcagtttgcagaggcttagatacaagataatcacagaggttaaaagtatattattataactgtgttagttatgcaaaactgggaaatgggtaattatcttttaaaacaataaaaattctggtgtagactgtccctttaagtctaacctTGACGAGTAGCTTGAGTCCTTTATAGGACATAAAACATCAGCAACTGAACAATAAataggaaaaagtaaaaaaaaaaaaatggttttaaaagcaTTGAACCGATcttgatacaattttttttttttatagccaagGACACACCCTTTTATCTCCTCTGCTGGGGCAAATTAGCTATTATAATAATCAGTCATACTGagcgtacgtacgtacgtacatatatatatatatatataaaaaaatttttatacatACGTACTTATACAATTGTGTGCTATACACTTCCATTTGTACAGCTAGATTTGTGTCTGTGGTATCTATGACATttgttattacacattttaaagaaatcctGCAGAATCTCAAAATTAACAGGCTGTAAAGCAGAAATAATATAATGCTTATAGCTAAGGGCATGTTATTATGGCCATTAAACCTCTGAGGAATTCTTCAGTCTGTGGTGGGGGAGATATAAGCAAAAGGACCTGCTTCAACGTATCCCCTGCAAGCAAAGGGAATAACAAAGAGTTCCTTTGCACCGCAAAACAGACAAGCACATTTATATTATCTCCTAATCTGTCATACATCCATGTCttaaataaaatactaattttgCACTTTCAGACCCCAACCAATTTCTAGGCTCTGTCAGTATGTATTAACAGGGCAACCTTTTAATAACTTCAGTCTAACTACAACGGCTCTGTAGTGAAATCATCTCCACAAAAACACGAGCTCCCCAGATTTCTACACTATACAGCCACCTCCACCATTCAAGCTCCACACTACTCTCACCGTCTCCAGGTTGGAGCTCTGAATCTCTTTTTCTTCGGCATAATCAGTGACCCTTTCCAAGTCAGCAGCTCCACTGTCATGTTTACGCGGTTTGTCTGCAGGTCGCTCACTGCAATTTTCCTCAGTTTCAAGCTCCAACTCCACATCTCCCTCAGCCGCCATGTTTCCCACCTGGACCGGAAGACAAAGAAGAGGCTCAATCTCGCCACTTCCGGCACTGCGCACAGCATTTGCGTCACATCAACGTTTTGTTGGAAGTAAAGTTTGCAAAAATCGACTGCGTTATTTGTTATtggaataataatacaaaaaaaacaacagttttgaTATCCGTTGAAATAGGGGATCATGATTCATACGCAAAGAAATTTAGTAGTCTCGCTATTAATATAGCAAATGTTTTAAAGCTATAGCCTAAATTATTAAACTGCGttattttgcttttaaaaaaagagCGTTTCTACCATTTGAACAAATTCCAGGGACTTTTGCAGCAGAGCAATCGCTTCTTAATACAACTGTGAGCTGTAATACCAcagaagattaaccccttaatgacaacagtacttttccattttctgtccgtttgtgacaaaggctatttttacatttctgcagtatttgtgtttagctgtaattttcctcttacacatttactgtacccacacatattatatacagtttttctcgccattaaatggactttctaaagataccattattttcatcatatcttataatttactatataaaatatgaggaaaaaaatggaaaaaaaacacttttttttaacttttagccccaaaatctgttacacatctacaaccaccaaaaaacacccatgctaaatagtttctaaattttgtcctgagtttagaaatacccaatgtttacatgttctttgctttttttgcaagttatagggccataaatacaagtagcactttgctatttccaaaccactttttttcaaaattagcgctagttacattgggacactaatatctttcaggaatcccttaatatcccttgacatgtatatatatttttttttcgaagacaacccaaagtattgatctaggcccattttggtatatttcatgccaccatttcaccgccaaatgcgatcaaatacaaaaaatcgttcactttttcacaatttttttcacaaactttcggtttctcactgatattgtttacaaacaacttgtgcaattatggcaaaaatggttgtaaatgcttctctggcatcccctttgttcagaaatagcagacatatatggcgttggcgttgctttttggtaattagaaggccgctaaatgccactgcacacatacttgtattatgcccagcagtgaaggggtttattagggagcgtgtagggagatttttggggtaattttagctttagtgtagtgtagtaaacaacccaaagtattgatcaaggcacattttggtatatttcatgccaccatttcaccgccaaatacgttcaaataatttttttttttacatttttctaaatttttggtttcttactgaaattatttacaaacagcttgtgcaattatggcacaaatggttgtaaatgcttctctgggatcccctttgttcagatatagcagacatatatggctttggcgttgcttttttgtaattagaaggccactaaattctgctgcgcatcacacttgtattatggctagcagtaaaggggttaattaggtagcttgtagggagcttgcagggttaattttagctttagtgtagagatcagcctcccacctgaaacatcagaccccctgatccctcccaaacagctatattccctccctcaccccacaattgttcccgccatcttaagtactggcagaaagtctgccagtactaagataaaaaggtatatttgttttttttttttatatagcatatttacatatgctgctgtatagaatcctcccttagcccccaaactcacagatcccccatcaaacagttctctaaccctccccctctaacttaatgggcaccatcttgggtactggcagctgtctgccagtacccagtttattaaaaaaaatatgcttttattgttttgttggacttttttcccattttctgtagtgtagctccccccccccccccagaacccttcgatcattaattgcattaaaaaaaaaaccttttctcccaattttgaaattacatttttctgtagtgtagcagttcccacccgctcccgccccgtgcacgcgcccgcccgccgcccacgTGCACGCACCcgcgcatccgtgcgcgcccccggacactgccgcatccgatccgccctccgatcccgcccccctccaaatcacaggcccttggcaggccgcccacccacctccctgccttgctcccacccaccaacgacgctccggtgcagagagggccacagagtggctctctctgcatcggaggcttgtaaaggggtattgcaggatgcctccatatggaggcatcactgcaataccctcagagctgctgttagacaactgacgtaccaggtacgtctattgtcattaactgcttgttaatgcatgacgtacctggtacgtcagttgtcattaaggggtccagtccccaccatctcaagacagtagacagtcacagtcccactcccagcggcgctacagggaggctaaaaaatctgacaggcgcctgcgcccagccgttctgtctctcaagtgaactgtctactactctgaagtcaagacgtgctgtgtaatgatttaattatcataattttatgagtgtaatcctatccaaccgttacctgctgctagactagtgtttacgccactagttagcacggtccactaCCACTCCCAGCGcgcatgtcaggagggaggaagaagttagagcagcagagccagagtggagtcagactgactagcacgctacgcccgcaatgataaggtaagtagtgtcaacaaaaattaccaaactcatcaccgggtccgtatcagaaccagaccaccagtgccactgccagccagaattataattaaattattatagcccctgtttttgcctgggccctgggtaatagggattggaaatggcaacacacgcaaaatgcagcttagcctctatcgttacccaggtgacgtcgcagggccagccagccaagttccaaaggacccagagtcactctgagccagccagccaaattccaacttccaaaggacccagagtctgagccagccagcatgccagagtgtgagagtgatctatgctgctttaaag is part of the Bombina bombina isolate aBomBom1 chromosome 6, aBomBom1.pri, whole genome shotgun sequence genome and harbors:
- the HYPK gene encoding huntingtin-interacting protein K, whose product is MAAEGDVELELETEENCSERPADKPRKHDSGAADLERVTDYAEEKEIQSSNLETAMSVIGDRRSREQKAKQEREKELAKVTIKKEDVELIMHEMEIPRTAAERSLREHMGNVVEALIALTN